From the Natrinema amylolyticum genome, the window GGATACCATCGGCTACGTCGAGGGCTACTGGTACGACGACGAGTTGCCCGTCGACGACCAGTCCGACGCGGTCGTCGACGAGGACGAACTCGATCCCGTCGTCTACCGATCGATGGCCCGCGTCGAACGGATCCGCAACCTCACGTTCGACGACGAGGTCGCAGTCGACGTCATCTCCCGCGCGGAGTACCGGGAGACCAACGGCGACCGCTTCGCGAACATCACCTCGGAGAACCGCCTCGAGGCGAACGTCGGCTACGAGGCGCTGTTCATGGTCGACCGGGAGACTGAGGCGGCCGACGCGACCGAGACGGTCTACGGCGGTGCCGTCGGCGGCTACTACGACCCCGAGACCGACGAGATCGTCATCGTCTCCGAGAACCCCGACAACCCCGAGTTAGACGAGGTCACGCTCGGCCACGAACTCGTCCACGCGCTACAGGATCAACACTTCAACCTGTCGCGATTCGAGGGGACGACCCAGGACGAGGAGACCGCCATGAATGGGCTGATCGAAGGCGACGCGAGCCGCGTCGAACGCGAGTACGAGGGGACCTGTGGTCGCGAGTGGGACTGCCTCGCGCCCGCCGACGGCGACCGAGACCAGCCCCTCGACATCAACTGGGGCATCTACTTCAGCGTCTATCAGCCCTACAGCGACGGGCCCGCCTACGTCAACTACCTGCGCCAGCAGGGCGAGGGCTGGGCCGCGGTCAACGCGGCCTACGACGATCCGCCGCGGACGACCTCGGCGGTGATCCACCCCGGCTCGGAGCGCGAGCCCGCGAACGTCTCCGTCCCCGATCGCTCGAGCGAAGACTGGCGACAGCTCCGGGCCGACGGCGAGGTCGCGAACGATACCGTCGGCGAAGCGGGCATGGTCGCAATGTTCGCCGCCGACGCGCTCGACCAGGACGTACCCTCGGTGATCGAAACCGCGGACCTCTTCGAGGGGACGGAGAGCTACAACTACAACCACTCGTATACGAACGGCTGGGCCGGCGACGAGCTGGTCGTCTACACGAACGACGAGGCCGACGCCGCGAACGATCCGACCGAGGCGGCTGGCCGCGCCGGCTACGTCTGGCGGACCCAGTGGCAGTCCGGGACTGACACCCAGCAGTTCGTCAACGGCTATCTCCGACTGCTCGAGAATCACGGTGCCGACGCCGTCGACGGTCGGCAGGATACCTACGTGATCGAAGACGGCGGCTATTCCGGCGCGTACTATCTCAATCGCTCCGGAGCGACGCTGACGATCGTTCGCGCGCCCTCCGTCGACGAACTGTCGAACGTCGAGGCCGGTGCCGCGCCCGAGGGCGAGGACACCCTCGAAATCGTCGACCTGAGTGAGAGCGATACCGTTCCCGGCTTCGGTCCGGCGGCCGCGGTGAGCGCGATCGCGATCGCCCTGCTCGGAACGGGGGCCCGGCTCGTCGTCGGCCGCCGCGATCGCGACTGACCGCAGCGACGCGACCGATCGACGCCCATTTCACCGTCTCGGCGAACAATGAGCTAATGAGCCGGCTCCGGCTGTTCGCGGTGCTCGCGCTGGTCGTTCTCTCGGGCTGTGCACTCCCCGGGAGCCAGAGCGGGTTCGATACCGACCGCGACCTCGGCCACGTCGGCGACTACGCCCACGACGACACCTTCGAGTTCGACGCGAGCGACGGGCTCACCGAGGCGCAACTCGAGGCGGTGAAGTACCGCTCGATGGCTCGTATCGAGGTCGTCCGCGGGCTGAAGTACGAACGCGACGTCTCCCTCGAGATCGTGGGCCGAGCCGAGTATCGCGACCGGCGGGCGGGCGGGACCGGAAACGCGTCGGCGTTCGAGAACGAGATCTGGCGGGGCGCGTTCGTCGTCGACGGCGAGACGGACGTCGAGCAGGCGTTCGACGATCTCTACGGCGATTCGGTTCAGGGCTACTATACGAACGACCGGATCGTTATCATCGCAGACGACGTCGACGACGTTCGGATCGATCGTCGGACCCTGGTCCACGAGCTCACGCACGCGTTACAGGACCAGCACTTCGGCATCGGACGCGAGAGCGAGACGATCGACGGTCTCCGCGCCGAAAACGGGCTGCTCGAGGGCGAAGCGGGCTACGTTCCCCAGCGGTACGATCGTCGCTGCGGGACCGAGTGGCAGTGTCTCTCCGACTCCCGGCCGCCGGCGTCTTCGGGCGAGGGTCTCGCCGAGCGCCCGTTCAACGTCGGGCTCTTCCTCTCGATCTACGTCCCCTACGCCGAGGGGCCGCCGTTCGTCGCCGACCTCCACGAGCGCGGCGGCTGGGACGCCGTCGACCGCGCCCACGACGAGCCGCCCCGGAGCACTGCACAGCTGATCCATCCCGACCGCTATCCCGACACCCGTCCGGTCGACGTCGCTATCGCGGACCGCTCGAGCGACGACTGGCGGCCCATCACGGACGGCGAGGACGGGGGCAGTGGCGAGGGGGACAGCGACGGAACCGGCGACGAGGAGCCCCGAACGGAGACGATCGGCGAGGCGACGCTGTTCGCGACGCTCTGGACCAACGGCGCGATCGATCGCCCGCTCACCGAGGGCGCGACCGACGATGCACGGTACAACTACTCTCACCCCGCGACCGAGGGCTGGGCCGGTGACAGCATTCGGGTCTACCGGAGCGCGGACGAGCCGACCCGGACCGGCCACGTCTGGCGGCTCGAGTGGGAGAGCCGGGCGGACGCGAACGAGTTCGCCGACGCGTACCGCCGACTCCTCGAGACCCGCGGAGCCGAGCGGGTCGGCTCGGCCGGCAGCGGCGTCTACCGGATTCCGGACGGCGACCCCTTCGCCGGCGCGTATCGCGTCTCGGGTACCGGAACGACGGTCGAGATCGTCGGCGCACCGATCGTCGACGACCTCGCAGCGATTCACGCCGCAGACCCCGGTTCGACGCCGTCGCCCGAGACTGCGGCCGCTCTCGAGCCGGCTCCCGCTGCCGCTCCGGCGGCGACTGTCGCTCCGTAGTCGGAAGCGACCGCTGCGTCGCCGGCACCGACTGCTGCCCCCACCGGCGCCGAGCGCGTCCCACAACCGCCGCGCTCGTCGGTAGACGGGTAGTTTTTTTGCCTCCCACGGGAAACCGGCGATATGTCAAATCCGTTCGGAACCGTTCCCCCGGAAGCGATTCTCGAGGGGGAAGCCACGGACGCCTACTTCGAGCGCACGCGGGCCACGCTCGAGCACGCGGGCAAGAATCCCCACGTCGTCGCCGAAGTGACGGCCGATCAGTTCCCGACCGGCGGCTTCGACGTCTTCACCGGCGTGGAAGACGTCGCGACGCTGTTCGAGGGACGGGACGTCGACGTCGACGCGCTCCCCGACGGCCACCTGTTCGACGGCGGGCCCGTCCTCCGAATCGAGGGCTCGTACCTCGAATTCGCCGAACTCGAGACCTCGCTGCTGGGCTTTCTGTCACAGCCCAGCGGCTTCGCGACGGCCGCGCTCGAGGCCCGACTGGCTGCGCCCGACTCGCTCGTGCTCTCCTTCGGCGCGCGTCACGTCCACCCCTCGATCGCATCGACGGTCGAACGCGCCGCGCTGCTCGCCGGGCTGGACGGCTTCTCTCACGTCGCGGCGGGCAAGATCCTGGGCCGGGAGGCCGGCGGGACGATGCCCCACGCGCTCATGTTCTGCTTCGGCGAGGGGAATCAGGCCGACGCCTGGACGGCGTTCGACGAGGCCGTCGACGCGGACGTGCCCCGAATCGCGCTCGTCGATACCTTCTGGGACGAGAAGAGCGAGAGCCTGCTGGCCGCCGAGACGCTCGGTGACGATCTCGACGGCGTCCGCATCGACACGACGAGTTCCCGCCGCGGGGACTTCCGACACATCATCCGCGAGGTCCGCTGGGAGCTCGACGCCCGCGGTCACGAGGACGTCGACATCTTCTGCAGCGGCGGGCTCGAGCCCGACTCGATCCGGAACCTGCGCGACGTCGCCGACGGCTTTGGCGTCGGCAGTCACATCACCGGCGCTGACTCGGTGGACTTCAGCCTCGACATCGTCGAAATAGAGGGCGAACCGATCTCGAAGCGGGGCAAGTTGTCGGGAGTCAAGGACGCCTACCGAACGCCCGAGGGCGGCCACCACGTCGCGCTCGCCGACGGCGAGGGACCCGCCGAGGGCGACTCCCTGCTCGAGCCGCTCGTCCGCGACGGCGAGATCGTTCGGGAGTTCGATCTCCAGGACGCGACCGAACGATGTCTCGAGGACGCCGACGCGGTCGGTTTCGACGGATCGACGGCGTAATATCGCGGAAGACTTCGAGGAGGGGACGGTCGGTTCAGCCGACTAACGCCTAGGACCGTTGAACATTTTTGCCGTCGGAACGAAGCGGTCTCACCGATGAGTACACCGGTCCCGCTCCCTGATCCCCACTCCGAAATCGCCACCCAGTTGGCGATCCGCCTCGTCCTCATCTTCGCGGTCGCCGGGTTCTGTACGTGGCTTCTGCTTCCGTGGCCCTCCGCCCTATCGCTTCCGCTCGTCCTCGTCGTCGATCTGATCGCCCTCTGGATGACCGTCCACTACGTGTTCGCTGCGCTGAACGACCTGCTCGAGGTAAAACTCGACGAACTCGACCGACCGTCGCGATCGGACGACTGATCCGCTGGGTGTGGAAACCGCGCCGCTCGCCGTTCGTAACTATCGATCGCCAGAAACTGGTGGCCGTCCGTCTACACTTCCTCGATGCTCCCGTCGGCGTCGCGCTCGCGGAAGACCTGCCCTTCGAACAGGGTGACGACGACGTCGTCGTCCTGCCAGGCCCCCGGTGCGAGTTTCGCTTTCCGGCAGGTCCGATCGAGGTACTCCCGTGCGCTCCAGTCGTTCTGGACCGGCACCGTCGGATAGAGCCACCCG encodes:
- a CDS encoding Hvo_1808 family surface protein, with protein sequence MRSMRTRTSVALLAVVLAAILVTGGLAGPVLAASPAAGQTGPDVQTANATAGPLLESTTASSMTASSAISSSTAAASVQDARPEDPSTEDTIGYVEGYWYDDELPVDDQSDAVVDEDELDPVVYRSMARVERIRNLTFDDEVAVDVISRAEYRETNGDRFANITSENRLEANVGYEALFMVDRETEAADATETVYGGAVGGYYDPETDEIVIVSENPDNPELDEVTLGHELVHALQDQHFNLSRFEGTTQDEETAMNGLIEGDASRVEREYEGTCGREWDCLAPADGDRDQPLDINWGIYFSVYQPYSDGPAYVNYLRQQGEGWAAVNAAYDDPPRTTSAVIHPGSEREPANVSVPDRSSEDWRQLRADGEVANDTVGEAGMVAMFAADALDQDVPSVIETADLFEGTESYNYNHSYTNGWAGDELVVYTNDEADAANDPTEAAGRAGYVWRTQWQSGTDTQQFVNGYLRLLENHGADAVDGRQDTYVIEDGGYSGAYYLNRSGATLTIVRAPSVDELSNVEAGAAPEGEDTLEIVDLSESDTVPGFGPAAAVSAIAIALLGTGARLVVGRRDRD
- a CDS encoding Hvo_1808 family surface protein, whose amino-acid sequence is MSRLRLFAVLALVVLSGCALPGSQSGFDTDRDLGHVGDYAHDDTFEFDASDGLTEAQLEAVKYRSMARIEVVRGLKYERDVSLEIVGRAEYRDRRAGGTGNASAFENEIWRGAFVVDGETDVEQAFDDLYGDSVQGYYTNDRIVIIADDVDDVRIDRRTLVHELTHALQDQHFGIGRESETIDGLRAENGLLEGEAGYVPQRYDRRCGTEWQCLSDSRPPASSGEGLAERPFNVGLFLSIYVPYAEGPPFVADLHERGGWDAVDRAHDEPPRSTAQLIHPDRYPDTRPVDVAIADRSSDDWRPITDGEDGGSGEGDSDGTGDEEPRTETIGEATLFATLWTNGAIDRPLTEGATDDARYNYSHPATEGWAGDSIRVYRSADEPTRTGHVWRLEWESRADANEFADAYRRLLETRGAERVGSAGSGVYRIPDGDPFAGAYRVSGTGTTVEIVGAPIVDDLAAIHAADPGSTPSPETAAALEPAPAAAPAATVAP
- a CDS encoding nicotinate phosphoribosyltransferase — encoded protein: MSNPFGTVPPEAILEGEATDAYFERTRATLEHAGKNPHVVAEVTADQFPTGGFDVFTGVEDVATLFEGRDVDVDALPDGHLFDGGPVLRIEGSYLEFAELETSLLGFLSQPSGFATAALEARLAAPDSLVLSFGARHVHPSIASTVERAALLAGLDGFSHVAAGKILGREAGGTMPHALMFCFGEGNQADAWTAFDEAVDADVPRIALVDTFWDEKSESLLAAETLGDDLDGVRIDTTSSRRGDFRHIIREVRWELDARGHEDVDIFCSGGLEPDSIRNLRDVADGFGVGSHITGADSVDFSLDIVEIEGEPISKRGKLSGVKDAYRTPEGGHHVALADGEGPAEGDSLLEPLVRDGEIVREFDLQDATERCLEDADAVGFDGSTA